From Etheostoma cragini isolate CJK2018 chromosome 10, CSU_Ecrag_1.0, whole genome shotgun sequence, the proteins below share one genomic window:
- the LOC117951339 gene encoding SH2 domain-containing protein 1A-like — MEKLPVYHGPIGKEEGERRLAQDGRDGCYLIRNSDSVPGVYCLCVLYNGYVYTYRLHKDDAGSWAAETTPGVQKRYFRQIKNLIVAFQKPGQGIAMPLLYPVTAAQRRAQTHTEEAQTASNSLSPTHSSPDAYFQQRPPHAAQGHTNRNKKEVRQALG, encoded by the exons ATGGAGAAGCTGCCTGTGTACCACGGCCCCATCGGcaaggaggagggggagaggcGGCTGGCCCAGGACGGGCGGGATGGGTGCTACCTAATCCGCAACAGTGACTCTGTGCCGGGCGtctactgtctgtgtgtgct gtacaACGGATACGTCTACACGTACCGACTCCACAAGGACGACGCGGGATCTTGGGCCGCTGAA ACCACTCCTGGTGTGCAGAAACGATATTTCCGGCAAATCAAGAACTTGATAGTAGCTTTCCAGAAGCCGGGACAGGGAATTGCCATGCCTCTGCTCTACCCTGTGACAGCAGCTCAGAGAcgggcacaaacacacacagaggaggccCAGACGGCCAGTAATAGCCTGTCACCGACACACAGCAGCCCTGACGCTTACTTCCAGCAGCGGCCGCCTCATGCAGCTCAGGGACACACCAACAGGAACAAAAAGGAGGTGCGCCAAGCGTTGGGTTAA